In Mycobacterium stomatepiae, the following are encoded in one genomic region:
- a CDS encoding M18 family aminopeptidase translates to MSASAAGLCEFIDASPSPFHVCATVEGRLLAAGYTELREAEPWPGEPGHFFTVRAGSLVAWNTTGPDGPFRIVGAHTDSPNLRVKQHPDRVVAGWQVVALEPYGGAWLNSWLDRDLGISGRLSVRDGSGLDHRLVRIDDPILRVPQLAIHLAEDRKSVTLDPQRHVNAVWGVSDQARAFVDYVAGRAGVAPADVLAADLMTHDLTPSTVLGADDSLLSAPRLDNQASCYAGLEALLAAEPRANVPVLVLFDHEEVGSSSDHGAQSNLLSTILERIVLAAGGNREDFLRRLPVSLLASADMAHATHPNYPERHEPGHLIAINAGPVLKVHPNLRYATDGRTAAAFALACQQAGVGLQRYEHRADLPCGSTIGPMASAQTGIPTVDVGAAQLAMHSAREMMGVQDVAAYSGALQAFLSPVA, encoded by the coding sequence ATGTCGGCCAGCGCCGCAGGCCTCTGCGAATTCATCGACGCTTCTCCGTCCCCGTTCCATGTCTGCGCCACGGTGGAGGGGCGGCTCCTTGCCGCCGGCTACACCGAACTGCGCGAAGCCGAGCCGTGGCCCGGCGAACCGGGACACTTCTTCACCGTCCGTGCGGGATCACTGGTCGCCTGGAACACCACCGGTCCAGACGGTCCGTTTCGGATCGTCGGCGCGCACACCGACAGCCCTAACCTGCGGGTCAAGCAGCATCCGGACCGGGTGGTGGCGGGCTGGCAGGTGGTGGCGCTGGAGCCCTACGGCGGGGCGTGGCTCAACTCCTGGCTCGACCGCGATCTGGGCATCAGCGGGCGACTGTCGGTGCGGGACGGCTCCGGGCTGGACCACCGGCTCGTCCGGATCGACGATCCGATCCTGCGGGTGCCGCAGCTGGCCATTCACCTTGCCGAGGACCGCAAGTCGGTGACGCTGGACCCGCAGCGGCACGTCAACGCGGTCTGGGGTGTCAGCGACCAAGCGCGTGCATTCGTGGACTACGTGGCCGGCCGCGCCGGGGTGGCACCGGCCGACGTGCTGGCCGCCGACCTGATGACGCACGATCTGACCCCGTCGACGGTGCTCGGCGCCGACGACAGCCTGCTCAGCGCACCCCGGCTGGACAACCAGGCCAGTTGCTATGCCGGGCTGGAGGCATTGCTTGCGGCCGAACCGCGCGCCAACGTGCCGGTGTTGGTGCTGTTCGACCATGAGGAGGTCGGCTCGTCGTCGGACCACGGGGCGCAGTCCAACCTGCTGAGCACCATTCTGGAGCGCATCGTGCTCGCGGCCGGCGGCAACCGGGAAGACTTCCTGCGTCGGCTGCCGGTATCGCTACTGGCCTCGGCCGACATGGCGCACGCCACCCACCCCAACTACCCGGAGCGCCACGAGCCCGGCCACCTGATCGCGATCAACGCCGGGCCGGTACTCAAGGTGCACCCCAATCTGCGGTACGCCACCGACGGGCGCACGGCGGCGGCGTTTGCGCTGGCCTGCCAGCAGGCCGGGGTCGGGTTGCAGCGCTACGAGCATCGCGCCGATCTGCCGTGCGGTTCGACGATCGGGCCGATGGCCTCGGCACAAACCGGCATCCCCACCGTCGACGTCGGCGCCGCGCAGCTCGCGATGCACTCCGCACGCGAGATGATGGGTGTCCAAGACGTGGCCGCCTATTCCGGTGCGCTGCAAGCGTTTTTGTCGCCCGTGGCATAG
- a CDS encoding VOC family protein: protein MALHVEMVTIDCSDPATLAGWWAQHFGGTTHDLLAEEFTVVTLSDGLQLGFQKVPDPTPGKNRVHLDFGAQDVEEEVSRLTAAGATEVGRHSFGDDFRWVVLADPEGNVFCVVRQ, encoded by the coding sequence ATGGCGCTCCACGTGGAAATGGTCACCATCGATTGCAGCGATCCGGCGACGTTGGCCGGGTGGTGGGCGCAGCACTTCGGTGGCACGACGCATGATTTGCTCGCCGAAGAATTTACAGTGGTGACCTTGTCTGACGGGCTACAGCTCGGATTCCAGAAGGTGCCGGATCCCACGCCGGGGAAAAACCGCGTGCACCTGGATTTTGGTGCCCAGGACGTCGAGGAAGAAGTGTCGCGGCTAACGGCCGCGGGAGCCACAGAAGTCGGTCGGCACAGCTTCGGGGATGATTTTCGCTGGGTGGTACTGGCCGACCCCGAAGGCAATGTGTTCTGCGTGGTCCGTCAGTAA
- a CDS encoding nuclear transport factor 2 family protein, which translates to MTDIASAGPKFSAELFAAFWAAPDLSRGLDILADDIVGYWPGDPEPVRGIEAYTAKIAEILDAAPDLQLEVVDSATVSGAAPDEQLVFVHYIGRGTGPDGPFRIRGLDRVRTRDGIVVENVIRYDPLFLERG; encoded by the coding sequence ATGACCGACATCGCTTCTGCTGGACCGAAGTTCAGCGCCGAATTGTTCGCAGCGTTTTGGGCGGCTCCCGACCTTTCACGCGGGCTGGACATTCTGGCCGACGACATCGTCGGCTACTGGCCGGGTGACCCGGAACCGGTCCGCGGGATCGAGGCGTACACGGCGAAGATCGCCGAAATTCTCGATGCCGCACCGGATTTACAGCTCGAGGTCGTCGACAGCGCGACGGTATCCGGCGCAGCCCCGGATGAGCAGCTGGTGTTTGTGCACTACATCGGGCGCGGCACCGGGCCGGACGGCCCGTTCCGGATCCGCGGGCTCGACCGGGTCCGCACTCGCGACGGCATCGTCGTGGAGAACGTCATCCGCTACGACCCACTGTTCCTAGAGCGGGGCTGA
- the purL gene encoding phosphoribosylformylglycinamidine synthase subunit PurL yields MADTVEHAAATPDQPQPFGELGLKDDEYQRIREILGRRPTDTELAMYSVMWSEHCSYKSSKVHLRYFGETTTDEMRAGMLAGIGENAGVVDIGDGWAVTFKVESHNHPSYVEPYQGAATGVGGIVRDIMAMGARPVAVMDQLRFGAADAPDTRRVLDGVVRGIGGYGNSLGLPNIGGETVFDASYAGNPLVNALCVGVLRKEDLHLAFASGTGNKIILFGARTGLDGIGGVSVLASETFGGDEGGGPGRKKLPSVQVGDPFTEKVLIECCLELYAAGIVIGIQDLGGAGLSCATSELASAGDGGMRVELDTVPLRAANMTPAEILSSESQERMCAVVAPENVEAFLAVCRKWEVLATVIGEVTDGDRLRITWHGETVVDVPPRTVAHQGPVYERPVARPESQDALNADRSSGLPRPVTGDELRATLLALLGSPHLCSRAFITEQYDRYVRGNTVLAEHADGGVLRIDESTGRGIALSTDASGRYTKLDPYTGAQLALAEAYRNVAATGAVPVAVTNCLNFGSPEDPGVMWQFSQAVRGLADGCVALGIPVTGGNVSFYNQTGTAPILPTPVVGVLGVIDDVDRRIPTALGTDPGESLLLLGDTRDEFDGSIWAQVTGDHLGGLPPAVDLPREKLLAEVLSAASRDGLVTAAHDLSEGGLAQAIVESALAGETGCRIVLPEGSDPFVTLFSESSGRVLVAVPRAEESRFRSMCDARGLPAARIGVVDSDSDSVEFQGLFTVPLAELRATSEAVLPRFFG; encoded by the coding sequence GTGGCCGACACCGTCGAACACGCAGCCGCCACCCCCGACCAGCCGCAGCCGTTCGGCGAATTGGGCCTTAAAGACGACGAGTACCAGCGGATTCGCGAGATTTTGGGCCGCCGGCCCACCGACACCGAGCTGGCGATGTACTCGGTGATGTGGAGCGAGCACTGCTCCTACAAGTCGTCGAAGGTCCATCTGCGCTACTTCGGCGAGACCACGACCGACGAGATGCGCGCGGGCATGCTGGCCGGCATCGGCGAGAACGCGGGCGTGGTCGACATCGGCGACGGGTGGGCCGTCACGTTCAAGGTCGAGTCGCACAACCACCCGTCCTACGTCGAGCCGTACCAGGGCGCGGCGACCGGCGTCGGCGGCATCGTGCGCGACATCATGGCCATGGGCGCCCGACCGGTCGCGGTGATGGACCAGTTGCGGTTCGGCGCCGCCGACGCACCCGACACCCGGCGCGTGCTCGACGGCGTGGTCCGCGGCATCGGCGGCTACGGCAACTCGCTGGGCCTGCCCAACATCGGCGGTGAGACCGTCTTCGACGCGTCGTATGCGGGCAACCCGTTGGTGAACGCGCTGTGCGTGGGGGTGTTGCGCAAGGAGGACTTGCACCTGGCGTTCGCCTCGGGAACCGGCAACAAGATCATCCTGTTCGGCGCGCGCACCGGTCTCGACGGCATCGGTGGCGTATCCGTGCTGGCGTCGGAGACCTTCGGCGGCGACGAGGGCGGCGGGCCCGGGCGCAAGAAGCTGCCCTCGGTCCAGGTCGGTGACCCGTTCACCGAGAAGGTGCTGATCGAGTGCTGCCTGGAGTTGTATGCAGCGGGCATCGTGATCGGCATCCAGGATCTTGGTGGTGCCGGATTATCTTGTGCGACTTCCGAACTCGCATCGGCCGGTGACGGCGGCATGCGTGTGGAGCTGGACACCGTTCCGTTGCGCGCGGCCAACATGACGCCCGCCGAGATCCTCTCCAGCGAGTCGCAGGAGCGGATGTGCGCGGTGGTCGCCCCGGAGAACGTCGAGGCCTTCCTGGCGGTGTGCCGGAAGTGGGAGGTGCTGGCGACGGTGATCGGTGAGGTCACCGATGGTGATCGGCTGCGCATCACCTGGCACGGCGAGACCGTCGTCGACGTGCCGCCACGCACCGTGGCGCATCAGGGGCCGGTGTACGAGCGTCCGGTGGCGCGCCCGGAATCGCAGGATGCCCTTAACGCCGACCGGTCGAGCGGTCTGCCCCGGCCGGTCACCGGTGACGAGCTGCGCGCGACTTTGCTTGCGCTGCTGGGGAGTCCGCATCTGTGCAGCCGGGCATTCATCACCGAGCAGTACGACCGCTATGTGCGTGGCAACACCGTGCTGGCCGAGCACGCCGACGGCGGGGTGCTGCGCATCGACGAGTCCACCGGCCGCGGGATCGCGCTGTCGACCGACGCCTCGGGTCGCTACACCAAGCTGGATCCCTACACCGGAGCCCAGCTCGCGCTGGCCGAGGCGTACCGCAACGTCGCGGCCACCGGGGCCGTCCCGGTCGCGGTGACCAACTGCCTCAACTTCGGCTCGCCCGAAGATCCCGGGGTGATGTGGCAGTTCTCCCAAGCGGTCCGAGGACTCGCCGATGGCTGTGTCGCCCTCGGGATTCCGGTGACCGGTGGCAACGTGAGCTTCTACAACCAGACCGGAACGGCCCCGATCCTGCCCACTCCGGTGGTGGGCGTGCTGGGCGTGATCGACGACGTCGACCGGCGTATCCCGACCGCGCTGGGCACCGACCCGGGAGAGTCCCTGCTGCTGCTGGGCGACACCCGCGACGAGTTCGACGGGTCCATTTGGGCGCAGGTGACCGGCGATCATCTCGGCGGGTTGCCGCCCGCGGTCGACCTGCCGCGCGAGAAGCTGCTGGCCGAGGTGCTCAGCGCGGCATCGCGCGACGGGTTGGTGACCGCGGCCCACGACCTGTCCGAGGGCGGGCTCGCCCAGGCCATCGTGGAATCGGCGCTGGCGGGTGAAACGGGTTGCCGCATCGTGCTTCCCGAGGGCAGCGATCCATTCGTGACGCTGTTCTCCGAGTCGTCGGGCCGGGTGCTGGTCGCGGTGCCGCGTGCCGAGGAGAGCCGGTTTCGGTCCATGTGCGACGCGCGCGGACTTCCCGCCGCCCGTATCGGCGTCGTCGACTCGGACTCGGACTCGGTCGAGTTTCAAGGCTTGTTCACGGTGCCGCTGGCCGAGCTGCGCGCGACGTCCGAAGCGGTGCTGCCGCGATTCTTTGGCTGA